One Phaseolus vulgaris cultivar G19833 chromosome 4, P. vulgaris v2.0, whole genome shotgun sequence DNA window includes the following coding sequences:
- the LOC137836660 gene encoding putative disease resistance RPP13-like protein 1 — MAAEFVGGALLSAFLQVALERLASPQFLDFFRRRKLDEKLLGNLNIKLNSINALADDAELKQFTDPHVKAWLFAVKEAVFDAEDLLGEIDYKLTRCQVKAQSKPQTCTYKVSNIFNSIFNSFNKKIEFGMKEVLKKLEYLANQKGDLGLKEGTYSGDGSGSNMPQKLPSTSLVVESVIYGRDADKDIIINWLTSETDNPNQPSILSIVGMGGLGKTTLAQHVYSDPKIEDAKFDIKAWVCVSDHFHVLTVTRTILEAITNQKDDSGNLQMVHKKLKEKLSGKKFLLVLDDVWNERPAEWEAVRTPLSYGAPGSRILVTTRNEKVASSMRSEVHLLKQLGKDECWKVFENHALKDRDLELNDELMKVGRRIVEKCKGLPLALKTIGCLLSTKSSISDWKNIMESDVWELPKEHSEIIPALFLSYRHLPSHLKRCFAYCALFPKDYRFEKEELILLWMAQNFLLSPQQIRHPEEVGEEYFNDLLSRCFLNQSSFVGCFVMHDLLNDLAKYVCADFCFRLKFDKGECIQKTTRHFSFKFGDVKSFDGFESLTDAKRLRSFLPISNSLMDEWHFKISIHDLFSKIKFIRVLSFCGCLDLREVPDSVGDLKHLQSLDLSWTRIQKLPNSICLLYNLLILKLNFCSVLKEFPLNLHKLTKLRCLEFKCTIVRKMPMHFGELKNLQVLSTFLVDKNSELSTKQLGGLGGLNLHGRLSINDVQNIGNPLDALKANLKDKRLVELELQWKWNHVTDDPKKEKEVLQNLQPSNHLENLSIWYYNGTEFPSWVSDNSLSNLVFLELRNCKYCLCLPPLGLLSSLKTLQISGLDGIVSIGAEFYGSNSSFASLESLSFYDMKEWEEWECKTTSFPRLERLDVFKCPKLKGTKVVVSDELRISGNSMDTSHTDGGTHSLTIFPLHFFPKLRSLKLIDCQNLRRISQEYAHNHLMDLRIEDCRRFKSFMFPKPMQILFPSLTDLRILNCPEVELFPDGGLPLNIKHISLSCLKLIASLRDNLDPNTSLQTLSMRYLEEECFPDEVLLPRSLTTLAIRRCPYLKKMHYKGLCHLSSLTLEFCPSLECLPAEGLPKSISSLTIFFCPLLKERCRNPDGEDWGKIAHIQKLEVR; from the coding sequence ATGGCAGCAGAATTTGTTGGTGGTGCTCTTCTTTCCGCCTTTCTTCAGGTTGCATTAGAAAGGCTCGCTTCTCCTCAATTTCTTGACTTCTTTCGTCGAAGAAAACTTGATGAGAAGCTCCTTGGCAATTTGAACATCAAGCTGAACTCCATCAATGCTCTCGCTGATGATGCTGAACTCAAGCAGTTCACAGATCCACACGTCAAAGCATGGCTTTTTGCTGTCAAAGAGGCTGTCTTTGATGCAGAGGATCTTTTGGGTGAAATAGACTATAAACTCACCAGATGCCAAGTCAAAGCTCAATCCAAACCTCAAACCTGTACTTACAAGGTATCAAACATCTTCAACTCTATTTTCAATTCATTTAACAAGAAAATTGAATTTGGGATGAAAGAAGTCCTAAAGAAACTAGAATATCTTGCAAACCAAAAGGGTGATCTTGGTTTGAAGGAGGGTACTTATTCTGGTGATGGATCAGGTAGTAACATGCCACAAAAATTGCCATcaacttctttggtggttgaaAGTGTTATTTATGGGAGAGATGCTGACAAAGATATAATCATTAATTGGCTCACATCTGAAACTGACAATCCTAACCAGCCATCAATACTTTCCATTGTGGGCATGGGTGGCTTGGGTAAGACCACCCTGGCCCAGCATGTGTACAGTGACCCAAAGATTGAAGATGCAAAATTTGATATCAAAGCATGGGTTTGTGTTTCTGatcattttcatgttttgaCCGTGACAAGAACAATTCTTGAGGCAATCACAAATCAAAAAGATGACAGTGGGAACCTACAAATGGTTCACAAAAAACTGAAAGAAAAATTGTCAGGAAAGAAATTTCTTCTTGTTTTGGATGATGTTTGGAACGAAAGACCAGCAGAATGGGAAGCTGTGCGAACTCCTCTTAGCTACGGGGCTCCAGGAAGTAGAATTCTTGTCACAACTCGCAATGAGAAAGTTGCTTCTAGCATGAGGTCTGAAGTGCATCTTCTAAAGCAATTAGGAAAGGATGAAtgctggaaagtttttgaaaatcatgCATTAAAAGATCGTGATCTTGAATTGAATGATGAGTTAATGAAGGTTGGTAGAAGAATAGTTGAGAAATGCAAGGGATTACCTCTTGCTCTGAAAACAATTGGATGTCTTTTGAGCACAAAGTCATCCATTTCAGATTGGAAGAACATAATGGAAAGTGACGTATGGGAGTTACCAAAAGAACACAGTGAAATTATTCCTGCGTTATTTTTGAGCTATCGCCATCTTCCTTCTCATCTTAAACGGTGTTTTGCTTATTGTGCCTTATTCCCCAAAGATTATAGGTTTGAGAAGGAGGAGTTAATTTTGTTGTGGATGGCCCAAAATTTTCTACTGAGTCCACAACAGATTAGACATCCAGAAGAAGTTGGTGAAGAGTACTTCAATGATCTACTGTCAAGGTGTTTTCTTAACCAATCAAGCTTCGTAGGGTGTTTCGTCATGCATGACCTTCTGAATGATTTGGCAAAATATGTATGTGCGGATTTCTGTTTCAGGTTGAAATTTGATAAAGGCGAATGTATACAGAAAACAACCCgtcatttttcatttaaatttggTGACGTCAAAAGTTTTGATGGTTTTGAGAGTTTAACTGATGCTAAAAGACTTCGTTCATTTCTTCCTATCTCAAATTCTTTGATGGATGAATGGCATTTCAAGATTTCGATACATGATTTGTTTTCCAAAATTAAGTTTATTCGTGTGTTATCTTTCTGTGGTTGTTTAGACCTTAGAGAGGTCCCAGATTCTGTAGGTGATCTTAAACATCTCCAATCGTTAGATCTTTCGTGGACTAGGATACAAAAGCTACCTAACTCGATATGTTTGCTCTATAACTTACTAATACTGAAGTTGAACTTTTGTTCAGTGTTGAAGGAGTTTCCCTTAAATTTGCATAAGCTTACCAAATTGCGTTGCCTGGAATTTAAATGTACAATAGTGAGAAAGATGCCAATGCATTTTGGAGAATTGAAGAATCTTCAAGTACTAAGTACGTTTTTGGTGGATAAAAATAGTGAGCTAAGTACTAAGCAACTGGGCGGATTGGGAGGACTCAATCTTCATGGAAGGCTATCAATCAATGACGTGCAGAATATTGGGAATCCTTTGGATGCATTAAAAGCAAATTTGAAAGATAAACGCCTTGTGGAGCTAGAATTACAATGGAAGTGGAACCACGTCACTGATGAtccaaagaaagaaaaggaagtaCTTCAGAATCTACAACCTTCCAATCACTTGGAGAATTTGTCAATCTGGTACTACAATGGTACAGAATTCCCAAGTTGGGTATCCGATAATTCGTTATCAAATCTGGTGTTCTTAGAGTTGAGGAACTGTAAATACTGCCTATGTTTGCCTCCCCTTGGACTTTTGTCATCACTGAAGACCCTTCAAATTAGTGGGCTTGATGGAATAGTGAGCATTGGTGCTGAATTTTATGGGAGCAACTCTTCGTTTGCATCCTTGGAGAGTCTGTCATTCTACGATATGAAGGAATGGGAAGAATGGGAGTGTAAAACTACTTCTTTTCCACGTCTTGAAAGGCTTGATGTGTTTAAATGTCCGAAACTGAAAGGTACGAAAGTAGTTGTTAGTGATGAGCTCAGAATTAGCGGAAACAGTATGGACACATCGCATACTGATGGAGGCACCCACTCTCTTACAATCTTTCCACTACATTTCTTTCCAAAGCTCCGTTCTCTTAAACTGATAGACTGCCAAAACCTAAGAAGAATTTCACAGGAGTACGCTCATAATCATCTCATGGATCTACGTATTGAAGATTGCCGTCGATTTAAATCATTCATGTTTCCCAAACCCATGCAAATCCTGTTTCCGTCCCTTACCGACCTTCGGATACTTAATTGTCCAGAAGTTGAGTTGTTCCCAGATGGAGGTTTGccattaaatataaaacatatctCTCTTTCATGTTTAAAACTTATCGCCTCCTTGAGAGACAACTTGGATCCCAACACATCTCTTCAAACCTTGTCTATGAGATATTTGGAGGAGGAGTGTTTTCCCGATGAAGTTTTGCTGCCACGCTCTCTCACCACTCTAGCAATCCGTCGGTGTCCATATCTTAAAAAGATGCACTACAAGGGTCTCTGCCACCTCTCCTCTCTCACACTTGAGTTTTGTCCCAGCCTTGAATGCTTACCAGCGGAGGGTCTCCCCAAATCCATCTCTTCTCTTACAATCTTCTTTTGTCCATTGCTGAAGGAGCGTTGTCGGAATCCAGATGGCGAAGACTGGGGAAAGATTGCTCACATCCAAAAACTGGAAGTTCGGTGA